CAAAGGAACGACATCAGTTAAGcagaagggaaaaaaaaaaacgaacaAGAACCAAAGGAATAAAAGCATGGCTTTGTCTCACAGTTCTAATCAAAGTTCGTTCAATTCGTTTCTTCAAGACAGCATAGAGCTCTTCTGGTGAAATATCCCCAGCACCAATTGTCAATCCTTTGATCAAAATATtgttccattcttcttcaggagCTGCAGGAGACCAAAAAATAGTTGATCATTGATGCGGGCTGAGCTCAaagttggagataaggtggataaCTATTAATCTAGATTagataaacataaataaaactTCTTGATATGTCCCAGACTGCAAAATGTATCACTATGACTgacatatttataaaaaaaaatcatactcGTTCAACTTAGTTTTTCCTTTCAAATCGTCATACCAAATGAAATGAACAATCCATAAAAGAATATTTCTACAAAGATGAAATCCTGCTTTGGTACCCTCCAGAGGAGCGCCACCAGTTCATCAATAGAGAGGAAGAAAACAATATGGGAAGTTAAGCTCAAACTTGCAAATTAGGAAGCAACTCTCTCTGAAGAAATCAAATGCTTTTCTACAACGTAAAATATTAGGATGAAAAAGACACCTTGGATTATGGTTTCAAGGAATTGCTCATCCTTCAAAACTTCGTTCCCTACAAGAAGAAAACATCAATCttctaaattaaatatataaattcaaTATATCTGTCAACCTGTAATGAAATTATTAGTGTCTAGAACTTCATTTTCTATACACCAGCAGTTAAACTGATATTTTACATAAATCAAAAATTTCCATACATATTTCTGATAACCGTGGCTTGATAATCAATGTTAGATGCTGAGGTAAGAACCATGAAAATTCACACAATTATTTATCTGGTCAAGTTTACTTCCCCACATGTCCTATTTCTGTAATATTCCTCTGTTCAATAAGTAGTCAAAAGAGGgggaaattaaataaaaaacagttAACCATACCCTGTGGACCGTAGTCATGATTCCACAAGCAAATATTCATCTATTTAGGCATAAATTTTGTGCATAGCAGTATAGAGTACATCGACTGCAAAATACCTTTCATGGCATAGCTACGTTTTGAGAGAACTCTGGAAGCATAGAGTTGCAAAACCTTTTGCAACATAGCCACAAACCCAGGCTTATCACCATCTTCATTTGCCTGCTCATTATAGGCTAATATGTAAGGTAATTGGAAAAGATGTGGAAAAAAGTGCAATCGTATATAAAATACCCACCAAACCAAACATACCAGCATTTATGCTAATATCACAAAATATACCCTACTATAACTGGAAGCTATTTAGAAATATCAGCAATACCAAAAGTGAATACATACAAGACAAATTTGTTGTGAGATATAGGTagttgaaaaacaaaaattagtaAGCCTTACGAATTATCCAAATTGTTGATACCTCACGCTTGTTATATTTTTAAAGTATAACAAAAGAACACAAGTTTTAAGTATAATATAAACAGTCGAGAATGTTCTCTGTTACGAGATTATAAAGTGTCAACAGACAATTGAAAACTATTGCATGTCAAATGAAAAGCAGTGGAAGTGTTAAACAGACTTGATGTCTTCTATGATCTAGAAACTAAATTAAGGTCAAATTTTTCCAGAGGACCAAAATAATGACACTCGTTTAATAGGACTGACATAGGGTTTTTTATTCATTCATAAAATTATTAAGTAATCATTTGAAGTCATATTGGACCATCAATCTTATGAAAGTGGACCTAGAAATTCAAAGTTTGTAAATAATATTGCTTATGAAACTGAAATGGAAATCCTAAGTAATTAAGAATAAAAACTAGTAACTAACACACTTGGTGACAAATGAAAATTATTCCAGGTTTAATAAAAAAACcagtaaaattgaaaaaaggacTCACTTGTCGTAGTTGTGCATTAACTTCAGCAAGGAACCCTTCATCTAGCTGTCCTTCTTGCTCCCTTTGGTTTATTTCCTAATGGTTAGGACTTCAAGTTTAAATACACAGACAGGATTTGCTGAAAACCCACatgattgataaaaaaaaaaaacacactgAAGACTAGAATAACTTgccaaaataaaatatcatcaTTTAGAAATCCTAGCAATGACTGAAAAACAAATAGAACAAAAATTAAGCTTAATGTTAACAAATTGACCCAATTGCCATCTGCAATTTTTATGGAAGAGCAGAAAAACGGAACAATTCTCCTTTGGTTATTCCCATTATAAAAACGCCACTTTCACTAAAATCAGTGAGAAACGGTACTCACTTTTTCCATCAATGTGAGAGCCTGAGGATCTCTAGGGGGCCAGGAAACCTCTCCTACATCATCAACCACAGGTTTTAGTACCCCCTTCAGGACATCCGTAGCAGAATCTATCTTTTCCTGTAAAGCATGCACACAATAACAAGATTGTTGTCAAAATAagcaacaaagaaaatgaaacaacCCTTGAAAACTAGTCAGTGAGGTGAAGAGGGAGGAGGTACGTTAGTCTTTTGAACCACACGATCCACCACACTCATAACCGCTGCCGCCAGTTCTTCATAATCTTTCTGCGTATcaacaataaacaaaagaaaGCAGTGTAACTAAAGAACTATACATAGACTGTCCAATAAAAAAACTGCTAGAAACTCAAAAGCATACTTT
This portion of the Lotus japonicus ecotype B-129 chromosome 3, LjGifu_v1.2 genome encodes:
- the LOC130747522 gene encoding uncharacterized protein LOC130747522, giving the protein MRMNAFCVSASATASTCSFFSNPNPYPQGAPLQNSKIPTLCNNKPSSILTPFHLNLRRRTTFICAANQDPEEAFKKTVEIDRLIDMLREANPRQLQKLVVENILAFNPSFWVRIAARTDTCKSEDDKKDYEELAAAVMSVVDRVVQKTNEKIDSATDVLKGVLKPVVDDVGEVSWPPRDPQALTLMEKEINQREQEGQLDEGFLAEVNAQLRQANEDGDKPGFVAMLQKVLQLYASRVLSKRSYAMKGNEVLKDEQFLETIIQAPEEEWNNILIKGLTIGAGDISPEELYAVLKKRIERTLIRTEGGSYQQRILTEYLKGIEIRADDLVQVLQGRTQ